Proteins from one Faecalibacterium sp. I3-3-33 genomic window:
- a CDS encoding transcriptional regulator, IclR family protein, which yields MKLLNKKFVRTLSCAAVAVCAAAMLSVGAFAAEVDSTCVEGYLPPQEQMVQGDIALHSGDVAVGEKDPSYGGYGAPEGNPIQGNIMLISGDELADTAKAEARYTVKGLLGKQLLYTARQKDGVLTLDVPAEVATFRTTIEDMQALQASGIKTLVLVTEKNTTTLNLSLLCEGQKSGTRVTLRHLGSNATLSVGLRCRRDLLIGR from the coding sequence ATGAAGCTGCTGAACAAAAAGTTTGTCCGTACCCTGAGCTGTGCTGCTGTGGCGGTGTGTGCCGCCGCCATGCTGAGCGTGGGCGCTTTTGCCGCCGAGGTGGATTCTACCTGCGTGGAGGGCTATCTGCCCCCGCAGGAGCAGATGGTGCAGGGCGACATTGCACTGCACAGCGGTGATGTTGCCGTGGGCGAAAAAGATCCCAGCTACGGCGGCTACGGTGCCCCGGAGGGCAACCCCATTCAGGGCAACATTATGCTGATCTCCGGCGACGAGCTGGCCGACACCGCAAAGGCCGAGGCGCGCTACACCGTCAAGGGTCTGCTGGGCAAACAGCTGCTGTACACCGCCCGCCAGAAGGACGGCGTGCTGACGCTGGACGTCCCCGCCGAGGTGGCCACCTTCCGCACCACCATCGAGGATATGCAGGCCCTGCAGGCAAGCGGCATAAAAACGCTGGTGCTGGTGACCGAGAAGAACACCACCACCCTGAACCTCTCGCTGCTGTGCGAGGGACAGAAGTCCGGCACCCGCGTCACCCTGCGGCACTTGGGCAGCAATGCTACCCTCTCTGTGGGTCTGCGCTGCCGCCGCGACCTGCTGATTGGCCGCTAA
- a CDS encoding O-acetylhomoserine aminocarboxypropyltransferase/cysteine synthase family protein, whose product MSEYKFETLQLHVGQEQADPATDARAVPIYQTTSYVFRNSQHAADRFGLADAGNIYGRLTNSTQDVFEKRIAALEGGVAALATASGAAAITYTIQALAQAGDHIVAQKTIYGGSYNLLAHTLTQFGVNTTFVDAHDLAQVEAAIQPNTKAVYLETLGNPNSDIPDIDAIAAIAHKHGLPLVIDNTFGTPYLIRPIEHGADIVVHSATKFIGGHGTTLGGIIADSGNFDWKASGRYPNIAAPNPSYHGVSFADAAGPAAFVTYIRAILLRDTGATISPFNAFLLLQGTETLSLRIERHVENTKKVVEFLANHPQVEKVNHPSLPDHPDHALYQKYFPNGGASIFTFNIKGGREEAFTFIDNLKIFSLLANVADVKSLVIHPASTTHSQLTDAELAEQQIYQNTIRLSIGTEHIDDILADLEAGFAAVRGK is encoded by the coding sequence ATGTCTGAATATAAATTTGAGACCCTGCAGCTTCATGTCGGTCAGGAGCAGGCCGACCCCGCCACCGATGCCCGTGCAGTACCCATCTACCAGACCACGTCTTATGTGTTCCGCAACAGCCAGCACGCCGCAGACCGCTTCGGTCTGGCCGATGCAGGCAATATCTACGGCCGTCTGACCAACTCCACGCAGGATGTGTTTGAAAAGCGCATCGCAGCGCTGGAGGGCGGCGTGGCAGCACTGGCTACCGCTTCCGGTGCAGCTGCCATCACCTACACCATTCAGGCACTGGCACAGGCCGGCGACCACATCGTGGCACAAAAGACCATCTACGGCGGCAGCTACAACCTGCTGGCCCACACTCTGACCCAGTTCGGCGTCAACACCACCTTCGTGGATGCCCACGACCTTGCACAGGTGGAGGCCGCCATCCAGCCCAACACCAAGGCTGTCTATCTGGAGACGCTGGGCAACCCCAACAGCGACATCCCGGATATCGACGCCATTGCCGCTATCGCCCACAAGCATGGTCTGCCGCTGGTCATTGACAACACCTTCGGCACCCCGTACCTCATCCGTCCCATCGAGCACGGCGCAGACATCGTGGTGCACTCTGCCACCAAGTTCATCGGCGGCCACGGCACCACGCTGGGCGGCATCATCGCGGACAGCGGCAACTTCGACTGGAAGGCCAGCGGCCGTTACCCCAACATTGCCGCCCCGAACCCCAGCTACCACGGCGTCTCCTTTGCGGATGCCGCAGGCCCTGCCGCCTTTGTTACCTACATCCGCGCCATCCTGCTGCGTGATACCGGCGCTACCATCTCTCCCTTCAACGCATTCCTGCTGCTGCAGGGCACCGAGACCCTGAGCCTGCGCATTGAGCGTCATGTGGAGAACACCAAAAAGGTGGTGGAGTTCCTTGCCAACCACCCGCAGGTGGAAAAGGTGAACCATCCCTCGCTGCCGGATCACCCGGATCACGCCCTGTACCAGAAGTATTTCCCCAACGGCGGCGCGTCCATCTTTACCTTTAACATCAAGGGCGGCCGCGAGGAGGCCTTTACCTTCATCGACAACCTGAAGATCTTCTCTCTGCTGGCCAATGTGGCGGACGTAAAGAGCCTTGTCATCCACCCGGCCTCCACCACCCACAGCCAGCTGACCGATGCCGAGCTGGCCGAGCAGCAGATCTATCAGAACACCATCCGCCTGTCCATCGGCACCGAGCATATTGATGATATCCTTGCCGATCTGGAAGCAGGCTTCGCAGCCGTCCGCGGCAAGTAA
- a CDS encoding MFS transporter: MKTEKFKVTPLERAWILYDVGNSAFVLMIATLVPIFFNALAEAGGVSKVDYLAYWGYASSIVTVVTAILGPILGTLADTKGFKKPIFMLCLFVGVIGCCAMGLAGTWLAFLVIFIIAKIGYSGSLVFYDSMLGDVTTPERMDMVSSRGYAWGYIGSCVPFVVCLALVLGSSAVGLSQMTALSIALVITAVWWLVVTLPLLKKYRQINYVEVEQHAIRQSFVRIGQTLKHLPQDKQVFWFLLAFFCYIDGVYTIIDMATAYGTALGLDTTGLLLALLVTQIVAFPSALIFGRLSQKYESKTLIPVCIAAYTGIAVFAFFLKSQWQFWVLAVVVGMFQGGVQALSRSHFAKIIPQEKSGEYFGLFDICGKGASFLGTMIVSVGSQLTGSANVGVGSIAILFVIGFVLFGISTRTEETKQV; encoded by the coding sequence ATGAAAACTGAAAAATTCAAGGTGACACCGCTGGAGCGGGCATGGATCTTATACGATGTGGGCAACTCGGCCTTTGTGCTGATGATCGCCACGCTGGTGCCCATCTTCTTCAATGCGCTGGCCGAGGCCGGCGGCGTGAGCAAGGTAGACTATCTGGCCTACTGGGGCTATGCAAGCTCTATTGTTACGGTGGTCACCGCCATTCTGGGCCCCATTCTGGGCACGCTGGCCGATACCAAGGGCTTTAAAAAGCCCATCTTCATGCTCTGCCTCTTTGTGGGCGTCATTGGCTGCTGCGCTATGGGTCTGGCGGGCACATGGCTGGCCTTTCTGGTCATTTTTATCATTGCCAAGATCGGCTACTCCGGCAGTCTGGTGTTCTACGACTCCATGCTGGGCGATGTGACCACCCCGGAGCGGATGGACATGGTGTCCTCCCGCGGGTACGCATGGGGCTATATCGGCAGCTGCGTGCCCTTTGTGGTCTGTCTGGCGCTGGTGCTGGGCAGCAGTGCGGTGGGGCTTAGTCAGATGACCGCGCTGTCCATCGCGCTGGTCATTACCGCCGTATGGTGGCTGGTGGTCACCCTGCCGCTGCTGAAAAAATACCGCCAGATCAACTATGTGGAGGTGGAGCAGCACGCCATCCGCCAGAGCTTTGTGCGCATCGGGCAGACCTTGAAGCATCTGCCGCAGGACAAACAGGTGTTCTGGTTTTTGCTGGCCTTCTTCTGCTACATCGACGGCGTGTATACCATCATTGATATGGCTACCGCCTACGGCACGGCACTGGGACTGGACACCACCGGTCTGCTGCTGGCGCTGCTGGTCACCCAGATCGTGGCTTTCCCCTCGGCGCTGATCTTCGGCCGCCTGAGCCAGAAATATGAATCCAAGACCCTGATCCCGGTGTGCATCGCGGCCTATACCGGCATTGCCGTCTTTGCCTTCTTCCTGAAGAGTCAGTGGCAGTTCTGGGTGCTGGCCGTGGTGGTTGGTATGTTCCAGGGCGGTGTGCAGGCACTGAGCCGCAGCCACTTTGCCAAGATCATCCCGCAGGAAAAATCCGGCGAATACTTTGGCCTGTTCGACATCTGCGGCAAGGGAGCCTCCTTCCTTGGCACCATGATCGTCAGCGTGGGCAGCCAGCTGACCGGCAGCGCCAACGTGGGTGTGGGCTCCATTGCCATCCTGTTCGTCATCGGCTTTGTGCTGTTCGGCATCTCCACCCGGACAGAGGAGACAAAGCAGGTCTGA
- a CDS encoding zinc dependent phospholipase C family protein, which yields MPSTYAHRRFGANVLDHLPASLREKLEAHRELYDIGLHGPDLLFYYHAEKSTPVAALGNAMHDEQGRTFFDRARRVVHEEADREAALAYALGFVCHFALDSTCHPFVEQFTRESGVTHCEIETEFDNMLLRRDGYDPLTFFTASHIHPSAANARVIAPFYRDISEQTALEALKGMILVHKVLQASNPVKRWVVLTGMKVLGKYDGMHGLVANPQPNPQCTESNRKLDALYAKALPLAERLILEYVAKLDTDEPLDAAYDHTFGEF from the coding sequence ATGCCCTCTACCTACGCACACCGCCGCTTTGGCGCAAATGTGCTGGACCATCTGCCCGCATCGCTGCGGGAAAAGCTGGAGGCGCACCGGGAACTGTACGATATCGGCCTGCACGGGCCGGATCTGCTGTTCTATTACCATGCGGAAAAGTCCACCCCGGTCGCCGCGCTGGGCAATGCCATGCACGACGAGCAGGGCAGAACGTTCTTTGACCGGGCACGGCGGGTGGTGCACGAGGAAGCCGACCGCGAGGCTGCGCTGGCCTACGCGCTGGGCTTTGTGTGCCATTTTGCGCTGGACAGCACCTGCCACCCCTTTGTGGAGCAGTTTACCCGGGAGAGCGGTGTGACCCACTGCGAGATCGAGACCGAGTTCGACAATATGCTGCTGCGCCGGGACGGCTATGACCCGCTGACCTTCTTTACCGCCAGCCATATCCACCCCAGCGCGGCAAACGCCCGGGTCATTGCGCCGTTTTACAGGGATATTTCGGAGCAGACCGCGCTGGAAGCCCTGAAGGGGATGATCCTGGTGCATAAGGTGCTGCAGGCCTCAAACCCGGTCAAGCGCTGGGTGGTGCTGACCGGCATGAAGGTGCTGGGCAAGTACGATGGGATGCACGGCCTTGTGGCAAACCCGCAGCCGAACCCGCAGTGCACCGAGAGCAACCGCAAGCTGGATGCGCTGTACGCCAAGGCTTTGCCGCTGGCAGAGCGGCTGATCTTAGAGTATGTGGCAAAGCTGGACACGGACGAGCCACTGGATGCCGCCTACGACCACACCTTTGGGGAATTTTAA
- a CDS encoding NAD(P)H-dependent glycerol-3-phosphate dehydrogenase, with product MKKFSIGVLGAGTWGMALARMLTVSGNDVQVWSAIEAEVDNLSTTRVHPNLPGMVIPQELRFTKSIEEVCTGKDVLLFAVPSVFVRATAAKARPYIRSGQIIVDVAKGIEPDTLYTMTEILADELSHENGPRAVRLVALSGPTHAEEVALDLPTTIVSASPDLEAAEVVQEVFSNTCMRVYTNTDIKGVELSGAMKNVIALGVGISTGLGYGDNARAALITRGIAEIARLGVAMGCNVQTFAGLAGIGDLIVTATSMHSRNNRAGILIGKGESPEQAVKEVGMVVEGINALPAAMELAEKYHVEMPIAQTVNAIVKEGMSASDALRNLMSRDRKSEMPQGYESV from the coding sequence GTGAAAAAGTTTAGTATTGGTGTTCTGGGTGCAGGTACCTGGGGCATGGCTCTGGCACGGATGCTGACCGTCAGCGGCAACGATGTGCAGGTGTGGTCGGCCATTGAGGCCGAGGTGGACAACCTTTCCACCACCCGGGTACACCCCAATCTGCCGGGGATGGTCATCCCGCAGGAGCTGCGTTTTACCAAAAGCATAGAGGAAGTGTGCACCGGCAAGGATGTGCTGCTGTTTGCAGTGCCGTCGGTGTTCGTGCGCGCCACGGCGGCCAAGGCGCGGCCCTATATCCGCTCCGGCCAGATCATCGTGGACGTGGCAAAGGGCATTGAGCCTGATACCTTATATACCATGACCGAGATCCTTGCCGACGAGCTGAGCCACGAGAACGGCCCCCGCGCGGTGCGTCTGGTGGCGCTCAGCGGCCCCACCCACGCCGAGGAGGTGGCACTGGATCTGCCTACCACCATCGTTTCCGCCAGCCCGGATCTGGAGGCTGCCGAGGTGGTGCAGGAGGTGTTCAGCAACACCTGTATGCGCGTGTACACCAACACTGATATCAAGGGCGTGGAGCTGAGCGGTGCTATGAAGAATGTCATTGCGCTGGGCGTTGGCATCTCCACCGGCCTTGGCTACGGCGATAACGCCCGCGCCGCCCTGATCACCCGCGGCATTGCCGAGATCGCCCGGCTGGGCGTGGCGATGGGCTGCAATGTCCAGACCTTTGCGGGTCTGGCCGGTATCGGCGATTTGATCGTTACCGCCACCAGTATGCACAGCCGCAACAACCGCGCTGGTATCCTGATCGGCAAGGGCGAAAGCCCGGAGCAGGCTGTGAAGGAGGTCGGCATGGTAGTGGAGGGCATCAACGCCCTGCCCGCCGCTATGGAGCTGGCCGAGAAGTACCATGTGGAAATGCCCATCGCCCAGACGGTGAACGCCATCGTCAAGGAGGGCATGAGCGCCAGCGACGCGCTGCGCAACCTGATGTCCCGCGACCGCAAGAGCGAGATGCCGCAGGGCTATGAGAGCGTGTGA
- a CDS encoding amino acid ABC transporter permease encodes MFEALLSNRTVSVLVEALPRILTAGLTMTIPLTLLSFFFAIIIAVAVALVQYANVPVLRQIARFYIWVIRGTPLLVQLFIIFYGLPSVGIMLNAFPAAVIAFAFNEGAYCAETMRGALESVPQGQLEAGYCVGMSWWQIMRRIVLPQALRTAVPALSNSLIGMIKDTSLASNITVAELFMAGQRVAARTYIFLPIYCEVAVVYLLFCTVITKLQALLERQLNARGFQ; translated from the coding sequence ATGTTTGAAGCACTTTTATCCAACCGCACGGTCAGTGTACTGGTGGAAGCGCTGCCCCGTATCCTGACGGCAGGCCTGACCATGACCATTCCGCTGACCCTTCTCTCCTTCTTTTTTGCCATAATCATCGCGGTGGCGGTGGCGCTGGTGCAGTACGCCAACGTGCCGGTGCTGCGGCAGATCGCCCGGTTCTACATCTGGGTCATCCGGGGCACGCCGCTGCTGGTGCAGCTGTTCATCATCTTTTACGGCCTGCCCAGCGTGGGCATCATGCTGAACGCCTTTCCGGCGGCAGTCATCGCCTTTGCCTTCAACGAGGGTGCCTACTGCGCCGAAACCATGCGTGGTGCGCTGGAAAGCGTGCCGCAGGGGCAGCTGGAGGCCGGGTACTGCGTGGGCATGAGCTGGTGGCAGATCATGCGCCGCATCGTGCTGCCGCAGGCACTGCGCACCGCCGTGCCTGCACTGTCCAACTCCCTCATCGGCATGATCAAGGACACCTCGCTGGCGTCCAATATCACGGTGGCAGAGCTGTTCATGGCCGGGCAGCGGGTAGCCGCCCGCACCTACATCTTTCTGCCCATCTACTGTGAGGTGGCTGTGGTGTATCTGCTGTTCTGTACCGTCATCACCAAGCTGCAGGCGCTGCTGGAACGTCAGCTCAACGCCCGCGGCTTCCAGTAA
- a CDS encoding amino acid ABC transporter ATP-binding protein, which translates to MAMLEIRNVQKTFRTYAKPGFFHRPGARKVTSELPVLRGVDLTVEKGDVVAILGPSGSGKTTLLRCLNFLETADAGQLVFDGESFDLAHASRADIARLRKKTAFVFQNYNLFRNKTALQNVTEGLIVARKLPKEQADEIGMKMLAKVGLADRADYYPRQLSGGQQQRVAIARALAADPEIIYFDEPTSALDPELTGEVLSVMRQLAEEGMTMLVVTHEMGFARNVSSKTVFMENGVVVEQAPSQQFFASPKEERTRAFLRRIAHTE; encoded by the coding sequence ATGGCTATGCTTGAGATCCGCAATGTGCAAAAAACCTTCCGCACCTATGCAAAACCCGGCTTTTTCCACCGCCCCGGTGCGCGGAAGGTCACCAGCGAACTGCCCGTGCTGCGCGGGGTAGACCTGACCGTAGAAAAAGGCGATGTGGTGGCCATTCTGGGGCCGTCCGGCTCCGGCAAGACCACCCTGTTGCGCTGCCTGAACTTTCTGGAAACTGCCGATGCCGGGCAGCTGGTGTTTGACGGCGAAAGTTTCGACCTTGCCCATGCCAGCCGCGCCGACATTGCCCGGCTGCGCAAAAAGACGGCCTTTGTGTTTCAGAATTACAACCTGTTCCGCAACAAGACTGCCCTGCAGAATGTGACCGAAGGGCTCATCGTAGCGCGTAAGCTGCCCAAGGAGCAGGCAGATGAGATCGGCATGAAGATGCTTGCCAAGGTAGGCCTTGCCGACCGTGCCGACTACTACCCCCGCCAGCTTTCCGGCGGACAGCAGCAGCGGGTGGCCATCGCCCGCGCCCTTGCCGCCGACCCGGAGATCATCTATTTTGACGAGCCCACCAGCGCCCTTGACCCGGAGCTGACCGGCGAAGTGCTCAGCGTAATGCGGCAGCTGGCCGAAGAGGGCATGACCATGCTGGTGGTCACCCACGAGATGGGCTTTGCCCGCAACGTGTCCTCCAAGACCGTGTTCATGGAAAACGGCGTGGTAGTGGAGCAGGCACCCTCTCAGCAGTTCTTTGCATCCCCCAAGGAGGAGCGCACCCGGGCTTTCCTGCGTAGGATCGCCCATACGGAATAA
- a CDS encoding transporter substrate-binding domain-containing protein — MKRRTFISLMGVMAAAGVLSLTGCSSKDTAASTASSAPLNKLDSIQKSGKLVVALEGAWQPWSYHDSSDTLVGYDVEVSRAIAEKLGVEPEYVESDWDSLFAGLDAGRYDMVCNGVEVTEERAKTYAFTTPYGYIHTALAVRKDNTDITSFEDLKGKTTANSLASTYMELAESYGATVQGIDTLEETIQLLTAGRIDATLNADVSFYDYLNVHPDADFKLVAQTAEASHVAIPVLKSEDTAYLDALNTAIEELRADGTLKTLSEKYFGQDISSEN, encoded by the coding sequence ATGAAACGCAGAACCTTTATTTCTCTGATGGGCGTTATGGCCGCCGCCGGGGTGCTCAGTCTGACCGGCTGCTCTTCCAAGGACACCGCCGCCAGCACCGCCAGCTCCGCACCGCTGAACAAGCTGGACAGCATCCAGAAGAGCGGCAAGCTGGTGGTAGCGCTGGAGGGTGCATGGCAGCCGTGGAGCTACCATGATTCCTCCGACACGCTGGTGGGCTATGACGTGGAGGTATCCCGCGCCATTGCAGAAAAGCTGGGCGTAGAGCCGGAGTATGTGGAGAGCGACTGGGACAGCCTGTTTGCCGGTCTGGATGCCGGCCGCTACGACATGGTGTGCAACGGCGTGGAAGTGACCGAGGAGCGCGCCAAGACCTACGCTTTCACCACTCCCTACGGCTACATCCACACTGCGCTGGCGGTGCGCAAGGACAATACTGACATTACCAGCTTTGAGGACCTGAAGGGCAAGACCACCGCCAACAGTCTGGCTTCCACCTACATGGAGCTTGCCGAGAGCTACGGCGCTACCGTGCAGGGCATCGACACGCTGGAAGAGACCATCCAGCTGCTGACCGCCGGCCGCATTGACGCCACCCTGAACGCAGATGTTTCCTTCTACGACTACCTGAACGTCCACCCGGACGCAGACTTCAAGCTGGTGGCACAGACCGCTGAAGCCTCCCATGTGGCCATCCCGGTGCTCAAGAGCGAGGACACCGCCTATCTGGACGCGCTGAACACCGCCATTGAGGAGCTGCGCGCCGACGGCACCTTAAAGACCCTGAGCGAAAAGTACTTCGGACAGGACATCTCTTCTGAAAACTAA
- a CDS encoding PadR family transcriptional regulator has protein sequence MSFPISAALLDAIVLSVVAQEPEGTYGYKITQQITHTLELSESTLYPVLRRLQKDQLLTVYDAPFNGRNRRYYQITSAGRAQLAAYAQEWSRYRSSIDTFFREVE, from the coding sequence ATGAGTTTTCCCATCAGTGCCGCGCTGCTGGACGCCATTGTGCTGTCCGTGGTGGCGCAGGAGCCGGAAGGTACCTACGGCTACAAGATCACCCAACAGATCACCCACACGCTGGAACTGAGCGAATCCACCCTGTACCCGGTGCTGCGCCGGCTGCAGAAAGACCAGCTGCTCACGGTCTACGATGCACCCTTTAACGGCCGCAACCGCCGCTATTATCAGATCACCTCCGCCGGGCGGGCGCAGCTTGCCGCCTACGCGCAGGAGTGGAGCCGTTACCGTTCTTCCATTGACACATTTTTCAGAGAGGTGGAATGA
- a CDS encoding HAAS signaling domain-containing protein: protein MTRTAFLAALEQLLAPLPEAERKDALSYYEDYLDTAGPENEARAIAELGSPEEVARKILDEQPPADSSAAPASPARKAHSRWRMVLGGGLAVLAVLVLFCFFFQHTKATPVQPVESISPASEIPASSAETAAESASTQPAVPVSTPDGLTFSLSAEMVSDKLSLKLDYGTILFVVDPNVSDITLQFDGFRTRYLTHSNKKDGTAEFSYHIPKYYAPPDVDGAVLTITAPENILHEVDIDLAMGDVDLGTLSVEELDLELAMGSVSADSLTVKDADFNLAMGGCRIDHLTAPEFDAEIAVGDCTIGMLSGARDVNISVITGDTDLTLEGSASDYTLVTNELKGTSIHNGKANTSRKISLDSVTGDFSISYTN from the coding sequence ATGACCCGTACTGCATTTCTTGCTGCGCTGGAGCAGCTTCTGGCCCCCTTGCCGGAGGCCGAGCGCAAGGACGCTTTGAGCTATTACGAGGATTATCTGGATACCGCCGGGCCAGAGAACGAAGCCCGCGCCATTGCAGAGCTTGGCAGCCCCGAGGAGGTCGCCCGCAAAATTCTGGACGAGCAGCCCCCGGCAGACAGCTCTGCCGCCCCGGCATCCCCTGCCCGCAAGGCGCATTCCCGCTGGCGTATGGTGCTGGGCGGCGGGCTGGCTGTTCTGGCGGTGCTGGTGCTGTTTTGCTTTTTCTTCCAGCATACCAAAGCCACCCCGGTGCAGCCGGTCGAGTCCATCTCTCCTGCCTCGGAAATTCCTGCTTCCTCTGCGGAAACAGCTGCCGAGAGTGCCTCCACGCAGCCCGCAGTTCCTGTTTCCACTCCAGACGGCTTGACTTTCTCCCTCTCTGCTGAGATGGTCAGCGATAAACTATCGCTGAAGTTGGACTATGGTACCATTCTCTTTGTTGTTGACCCAAACGTTTCTGATATCACGCTACAGTTTGATGGCTTTAGAACCCGGTACCTCACCCATTCCAACAAAAAAGACGGAACCGCAGAGTTTTCCTACCATATCCCGAAATACTACGCTCCCCCTGATGTTGACGGTGCTGTGCTCACCATTACAGCTCCGGAAAATATCCTGCATGAGGTAGACATTGATCTTGCCATGGGCGACGTTGACCTTGGCACGCTCTCTGTGGAAGAACTGGATCTGGAACTTGCCATGGGGAGCGTCTCTGCCGACAGCCTGACTGTGAAGGATGCGGATTTCAATCTTGCCATGGGCGGCTGTCGCATTGACCATCTGACCGCACCGGAATTCGATGCCGAAATTGCCGTGGGCGACTGCACGATCGGTATGCTGTCCGGTGCTCGGGATGTCAACATCTCGGTCATCACCGGCGATACCGACTTGACTTTGGAGGGCAGCGCCTCGGACTATACCCTCGTCACCAATGAGCTTAAGGGCACCTCGATCCATAATGGCAAAGCAAATACCTCTCGTAAAATTTCCCTCGATTCTGTCACCGGCGATTTCTCCATCTCCTATACCAATTGA
- the uvrC gene encoding excinuclease ABC subunit UvrC, whose protein sequence is MTKAELYQKACMLPLLPGVYIIRDKSDTIIYIGKAKRLRIRVSQYFREGVPHDNKVSQMIAHAYAFDVIVCQSEFEALVLEASQIKAHTPKYNILLKDDKGYSYIRVTREDWPRLSFTLQKEEDGAEYIGPYTSSFAARQMAETAMDAFLLPRCSKRFPQEIGKGRPCLNAHIGKCMAVCSGKISCETYNQAVKNAVHLIRYGKKDILKTLNERMQEASDRLEFETAALLRDQINAITKLTAGQKVVVDPDVEMDVVALAGTPDSVCAAVLRFREGRLTDKREFLFHDTSDIDAVREEFLPRYYLDDEQIPKIIAVDALPPDMDALQQALNQKRGSEVQLYVPQRGDKAHLVEMAHTNAVERLARESGRYAREEKLLDELAQVLGLSKPPRAIESYDISNWGDGSSVCGMVTFKDGKPFKAGYRKFKMKTVAGTDDYASLAETVSRRAAEYEKYAAQAENGQSSGNWFGQKPDLLLMDGGRGQVSAAKEALAGTALADVPLYGMVKDDHHRTRAIVDSDGREIAINMNRGTFTFITAIQDETHRFANAYRKQQMKQKSYSSTLTEVPGVGPKTAKALLAQFKSVGAVKDATPDQLENTPGVGKQLAQTIYEYFHGKA, encoded by the coding sequence ATGACTAAGGCCGAACTCTACCAAAAAGCCTGTATGCTGCCGCTGCTGCCCGGGGTGTATATCATCCGGGACAAAAGCGACACCATCATTTATATCGGCAAGGCCAAGCGCCTGCGCATCCGGGTAAGCCAGTATTTCCGCGAGGGCGTGCCCCACGACAACAAGGTCAGCCAGATGATCGCCCATGCCTACGCCTTTGACGTCATCGTCTGCCAGAGCGAGTTCGAGGCGCTGGTGCTGGAAGCCAGCCAGATCAAGGCGCATACGCCCAAGTACAACATTCTGCTCAAGGATGACAAGGGTTACAGCTATATCCGCGTCACCCGGGAGGACTGGCCGCGCCTTTCCTTCACCCTGCAAAAGGAGGAGGACGGGGCAGAGTATATCGGCCCCTACACCTCCAGCTTTGCCGCGCGGCAGATGGCAGAAACGGCTATGGACGCTTTTTTGCTGCCGCGCTGCTCCAAACGCTTCCCGCAGGAGATCGGCAAAGGGCGCCCCTGCTTGAACGCCCATATCGGCAAGTGTATGGCGGTGTGCAGCGGAAAGATCAGCTGCGAGACCTACAATCAGGCGGTCAAAAACGCGGTACACCTTATCCGCTACGGCAAAAAGGATATCCTGAAAACCCTCAACGAGCGGATGCAGGAAGCTTCCGACCGGCTGGAATTTGAGACCGCCGCCCTTCTGCGGGATCAGATCAACGCCATCACCAAGCTGACGGCAGGGCAAAAGGTGGTGGTAGACCCGGACGTGGAGATGGACGTGGTGGCGCTTGCCGGTACACCGGACAGCGTGTGTGCGGCGGTGCTGCGCTTCCGGGAGGGACGGCTGACCGATAAGCGGGAGTTTCTGTTCCACGATACCTCGGATATCGACGCGGTGCGGGAGGAATTTCTGCCCCGGTACTATCTGGACGATGAACAAATTCCCAAGATCATCGCGGTGGACGCGCTGCCGCCGGACATGGACGCCTTGCAGCAGGCGCTGAACCAGAAGCGGGGCAGCGAGGTACAGCTGTATGTGCCCCAGCGGGGCGATAAAGCGCATCTGGTGGAGATGGCGCACACCAACGCGGTGGAGCGTCTGGCGCGGGAGAGCGGACGCTACGCCCGGGAGGAAAAGCTGCTGGACGAGCTGGCGCAAGTGCTGGGGCTTTCAAAGCCGCCCCGCGCCATCGAAAGCTACGATATCTCCAACTGGGGCGATGGCAGCAGTGTCTGCGGCATGGTCACCTTCAAGGACGGCAAGCCCTTCAAGGCAGGCTACCGCAAGTTCAAAATGAAGACCGTGGCGGGCACGGACGACTACGCTTCGCTGGCAGAGACCGTCTCCCGCCGGGCGGCAGAGTACGAAAAATACGCTGCACAGGCCGAAAACGGCCAGTCCAGCGGCAACTGGTTCGGGCAGAAGCCAGATCTTTTGCTGATGGACGGCGGCAGGGGACAGGTGAGCGCCGCAAAGGAAGCGCTGGCCGGTACGGCACTGGCAGATGTGCCGCTGTACGGCATGGTAAAGGATGACCACCACCGCACCCGCGCCATCGTGGACAGCGACGGGCGGGAAATTGCCATCAACATGAACCGCGGCACCTTTACCTTCATCACCGCCATTCAGGACGAGACTCATCGCTTTGCCAACGCCTACCGCAAGCAGCAGATGAAGCAGAAAAGCTACTCCTCCACCCTGACCGAGGTGCCGGGCGTAGGCCCTAAAACCGCCAAAGCCCTGCTGGCGCAGTTCAAGAGCGTGGGCGCAGTGAAGGATGCTACCCCCGACCAGCTGGAAAACACTCCCGGTGTGGGCAAACAGCTGGCGCAGACCATCTACGAGTATTTTCACGGGAAAGCATAA